The Devosia sp. YIM 151766 genome includes a region encoding these proteins:
- a CDS encoding 3-oxoacid CoA-transferase subunit B: MSTKLSNAQIAWRAAQDIEDGAYVNLGIGFPEMVAKFQPPGRQAIFHTENGVLNFGESPAAGEEDWDLINAGKKAISLKPGAAFFHHADSFAMVRGGHLDVAILGTYEVAENGDLANWSTGPKGVPAVGGAMDLVHGAKRVAVITDHVTKDGRPKLVKRCALPLTGVGCVTRVYTSLAVVDIENQRFVLREKLAGISVDELQSVTGAELVLPDTIGDLAAPEL, translated from the coding sequence ATGAGCACGAAACTCTCCAACGCTCAGATCGCCTGGCGGGCCGCGCAGGACATCGAGGACGGGGCCTATGTCAATCTGGGCATCGGCTTTCCCGAAATGGTGGCCAAATTCCAGCCGCCGGGCCGGCAGGCGATTTTTCACACCGAGAACGGCGTGCTCAATTTCGGTGAAAGCCCGGCAGCGGGCGAGGAGGATTGGGACCTGATCAATGCCGGCAAGAAGGCGATCAGTCTCAAGCCCGGCGCGGCATTCTTCCATCATGCCGACAGCTTCGCCATGGTGCGGGGCGGGCATCTGGATGTGGCGATCCTGGGCACTTATGAAGTGGCCGAAAACGGCGATCTCGCCAATTGGTCCACCGGCCCGAAGGGGGTGCCGGCGGTGGGCGGCGCCATGGACCTGGTGCATGGCGCCAAGCGCGTCGCCGTCATCACCGATCACGTCACCAAGGATGGCCGGCCCAAACTGGTGAAACGCTGCGCCCTGCCGCTGACCGGCGTGGGCTGCGTCACCCGCGTCTATACCAGCCTTGCGGTCGTCGATATCGAGAACCAGCGCTTCGTGCTGCGCGAAAAGCTGGCCGGCATCAGCGTGGACGAGCTGCAATCGGTAACCGGCGCCGAACTGGTCCTGCCCGACACTATCGGCGATCTCGCCGCCCCGGAGCTTTGA
- a CDS encoding 3-oxoacid CoA-transferase subunit A translates to MDKTFPDLASALAGIEDGMRLMVGGFGGSGAPIELIHALIDRFKATGSPKNLTLINNNAGNGRIGIAAMIDAGMVAKMICSFPRSADPRAFTEKYLAGEIELELVPQGTLAERIRAGGAGIPAFYTPASYGTDVAAGKPVAEFDGKHYVQERWLKADATILKAELADSLGNLTFRKAARNFSPLMAAAAALTIVQASRIVAPGEIDPEVVVTPGIFVTRVVEVADARQEEALMREGAVYS, encoded by the coding sequence ATGGACAAGACCTTCCCCGATCTCGCCAGCGCCCTGGCGGGAATCGAAGACGGCATGCGCCTGATGGTGGGCGGTTTCGGCGGCTCCGGCGCGCCGATCGAGCTCATCCACGCGCTTATCGACCGGTTCAAGGCCACGGGCAGCCCCAAGAACCTGACACTCATCAACAACAATGCCGGCAATGGCCGGATCGGCATCGCCGCGATGATCGATGCCGGCATGGTGGCGAAGATGATCTGCTCGTTCCCGCGCTCGGCCGATCCGCGCGCCTTTACCGAAAAATACCTGGCCGGCGAGATCGAGCTCGAACTGGTGCCGCAGGGTACTTTGGCCGAGCGCATCCGCGCCGGCGGCGCCGGTATTCCCGCCTTCTACACGCCGGCCAGCTATGGCACCGATGTCGCGGCAGGCAAGCCGGTGGCCGAGTTCGACGGCAAGCATTATGTGCAGGAGCGCTGGCTCAAGGCCGATGCCACCATCCTCAAGGCGGAACTGGCCGATAGTCTGGGCAATCTCACTTTCCGCAAGGCGGCGCGCAATTTCTCGCCGCTGATGGCCGCTGCCGCCGCGCTCACTATCGTGCAGGCGAGCCGGATCGTGGCGCCGGGGGAGATCGACCCGGAAGTGGTGGTCACCCCCGGCATATTCGTCACCCGCGTGGTCGAGGTCGCCGATGCCCGGCAGGAAGAGGCGCTGATGCGCGAAGGAGCGGTCTATTCATGA
- a CDS encoding IclR family transcriptional regulator C-terminal domain-containing protein, with protein sequence MLERDIMGGLAKGLLAIETFTADRPRQSIAEVSAASGLDRATARRCLLTLAHLGYADYDGKYFTLTPRILRLGTACLASMPLPQMVQPLLVRLSDALGESSSVSILDGAEIVYVARAAQRKVMSIALMPGSRLPAFCTSMGRIMLAALPETEARAILDASPLVARTRYTRTDPAAVMQELAAIRSEGFALIDQEVELGLRSIAVPVLNARGITLAALNIGVPATQDSVADLATLYLPAMKQVQAELRAVLR encoded by the coding sequence ATGCTGGAACGGGACATTATGGGCGGGCTGGCCAAGGGCTTGCTGGCCATCGAGACTTTTACGGCGGATCGTCCGCGCCAATCCATCGCCGAAGTGTCCGCTGCGTCCGGCCTCGACCGGGCCACGGCGCGCCGCTGCCTGCTGACGCTGGCCCATCTCGGCTATGCCGATTATGATGGTAAATATTTCACCCTGACGCCCCGCATCTTGCGGCTGGGCACGGCCTGCCTCGCCAGCATGCCGCTGCCGCAAATGGTGCAGCCGCTGCTCGTCCGCCTGTCGGATGCATTGGGCGAGAGTTCCTCGGTGTCGATTCTCGATGGCGCGGAAATCGTCTATGTGGCGCGCGCGGCCCAGCGCAAGGTGATGTCCATCGCCCTGATGCCCGGCTCGCGTCTGCCCGCCTTCTGCACCTCGATGGGAAGAATCATGCTGGCGGCGCTGCCGGAAACGGAAGCCCGGGCCATTCTAGACGCTTCGCCGCTGGTGGCGCGGACGCGTTATACCAGGACCGATCCGGCCGCGGTGATGCAGGAACTCGCGGCGATCCGCAGCGAGGGCTTCGCGCTGATCGACCAGGAAGTGGAACTGGGCCTGCGCTCCATTGCCGTGCCGGTGCTCAATGCCCGCGGCATCACCCTGGCGGCGCTCAATATCGGCGTCCCCGCGACCCAGGACAGCGTGGCGGACCTTGCCACCCTCTACCTGCCCGCCATGAAACAGGTGCAAGCCGAATTGCGGGCGGTTCTGCGCTGA
- a CDS encoding alpha/beta hydrolase — MPKSAIWALGAAVILGAGYIVVGSWQAANLLDGTLRVGAATAQNSGWPAPESPADIGYEGDPENAYGYTFQDVVLEGQLGNLPAWLIPAKEPSASQPWAIFVHGIGGRRENGYRFLPTLHEAGLPVLMISYRNDGDAPSDPSGLYAFGLTEWQDLETAVRYATDNGAPTIIVVAESMGGGIVGQFLRQSDASSSISAIILDAPAIDFRALITAQIERMNLPLAPILARGALWFSERSVPVRLADAVTVDEFAEFQGPLFLSHGFADSIVPIHSSDDLVARRAYVTEYLRTEADHIQSWKVSPARYEASLSDFLATLGTR; from the coding sequence ATGCCAAAGAGTGCAATTTGGGCGCTTGGCGCCGCGGTGATCTTAGGCGCCGGGTACATAGTTGTCGGTAGCTGGCAAGCGGCCAACTTGCTGGACGGCACACTTCGCGTTGGTGCGGCGACCGCACAGAACAGCGGATGGCCCGCACCCGAGAGCCCGGCTGACATCGGCTACGAGGGCGATCCTGAGAATGCCTATGGATACACCTTCCAGGATGTTGTCCTGGAAGGACAGCTCGGCAACCTCCCCGCATGGCTGATCCCCGCCAAAGAACCGAGCGCCAGCCAGCCCTGGGCGATCTTTGTGCATGGCATCGGTGGTCGACGCGAAAACGGCTACCGGTTCTTGCCCACACTTCATGAAGCCGGACTGCCGGTTCTCATGATCAGCTACCGAAATGACGGCGATGCCCCCTCTGATCCCAGCGGGCTATATGCCTTTGGCCTGACCGAATGGCAGGATCTCGAGACGGCCGTTCGATATGCGACAGATAACGGCGCTCCAACCATCATTGTGGTGGCGGAATCGATGGGCGGTGGGATCGTGGGGCAGTTCCTTCGCCAATCCGATGCGTCCAGCTCGATCTCGGCGATTATCCTCGATGCTCCGGCTATCGACTTTCGGGCCTTGATCACCGCTCAGATCGAGCGGATGAACCTCCCTCTCGCCCCGATTTTGGCACGTGGCGCACTGTGGTTCAGTGAACGATCGGTGCCGGTACGTCTGGCGGACGCGGTGACCGTAGATGAGTTCGCAGAGTTTCAGGGGCCGTTGTTTCTCTCCCACGGCTTTGCCGACAGCATCGTCCCGATCCATAGCAGCGACGATCTGGTGGCGAGGCGTGCCTATGTCACTGAATATCTGCGCACAGAGGCGGACCACATACAGTCCTGGAAAGTCAGCCCTGCCCGATACGAGGCGAGCTTAAGCGACTTTCTGGCGACGCTGGGGACGCGTTAG
- a CDS encoding DUF2165 domain-containing protein — protein sequence MLTMRLSKVSFVAAIALFATLVSFGNITDYGTNFAFVQHVLLMDTIFPDATIAYRSISNPALHHAAYILIIAAETATAVLCWIGAFFMLSNARNTAAAFNRAKSWAIAGLSIGFLVWQVGFMTIGGEWFGMWMSDTWNGIDSAFRFFITIIAVLIYVALPDGEIDA from the coding sequence ATGCTGACAATGCGCCTCAGCAAGGTTTCATTCGTCGCGGCCATCGCGCTGTTCGCAACACTTGTGTCCTTCGGCAATATCACGGATTACGGGACGAACTTCGCGTTCGTCCAGCATGTCTTGCTGATGGATACGATCTTTCCCGACGCGACGATCGCTTATCGATCGATCAGCAATCCCGCGCTGCATCACGCCGCCTATATTCTAATTATTGCAGCCGAGACGGCGACTGCGGTTCTCTGCTGGATCGGCGCTTTCTTCATGCTTTCAAACGCGCGCAACACAGCGGCCGCGTTCAACCGCGCCAAGAGCTGGGCGATAGCCGGCCTATCGATCGGTTTCCTCGTCTGGCAGGTCGGGTTCATGACTATCGGGGGCGAGTGGTTCGGCATGTGGATGTCGGACACCTGGAACGGCATCGATTCAGCCTTCCGATTTTTCATCACGATCATCGCAGTGCTCATTTACGTTGCGCTACCTGATGGTGAAATTGACGCCTAA
- the rlmB gene encoding 23S rRNA (guanosine(2251)-2'-O)-methyltransferase RlmB — MSRNKFPPKPKYDPDTGPVYLYGLHTVRAALDNPHRVKKALLATPNGLNRLKDSGEIGKVKVTETNPKELDRLLGGEAVHQGVALEVDPVSRFGLNDISRLKLVVVLDQLTDPHNVGAILRTACAFGADAVITTARHSPRETGVMAKAASGALDLVPMIEVRNLADTLEKLKERGMLVLGFDSEAEAPLRPRNDSVPLALVLGAEGKGLRQRTRELCDEMVRLDMPGPIKSLNVSNAAAIALFAATAGRGA, encoded by the coding sequence ATGAGCCGCAACAAGTTTCCGCCCAAGCCGAAATACGATCCCGATACCGGGCCGGTCTATCTCTATGGCCTGCATACGGTGCGCGCCGCGCTGGACAATCCGCACCGCGTCAAGAAGGCGCTGCTGGCGACGCCCAATGGGCTGAACCGGCTGAAGGACAGCGGCGAGATCGGCAAGGTGAAGGTCACCGAGACCAATCCCAAGGAACTCGATCGCCTGCTGGGCGGCGAGGCCGTGCATCAGGGGGTGGCGCTGGAGGTTGATCCGGTCAGCCGCTTCGGGCTCAACGATATTTCGCGGCTGAAACTGGTCGTGGTGCTGGACCAGTTGACCGACCCGCATAATGTCGGCGCCATCCTGCGCACCGCCTGCGCCTTCGGGGCCGATGCGGTGATCACCACGGCCCGGCATTCGCCGCGCGAAACCGGAGTCATGGCCAAGGCCGCCTCCGGGGCGCTGGACCTGGTGCCGATGATCGAGGTGCGCAATCTGGCCGACACGCTGGAAAAGCTCAAGGAACGCGGCATGTTAGTGCTGGGCTTTGATTCGGAAGCTGAAGCGCCGCTGCGTCCCCGCAATGACAGCGTCCCCCTTGCATTGGTGCTGGGCGCCGAGGGCAAGGGCCTGCGCCAGCGCACCCGCGAACTCTGCGACGAGATGGTGCGGCTCGACATGCCCGGCCCGATCAAATCGCTCAATGTCTCCAACGCCGCTGCCATCGCGCTGTTCGCGGCCACCGCCGGACGCGGCGCATGA
- a CDS encoding polysaccharide deacetylase family protein: protein MQVLRAFVLAGLLGAALMGCAKPVSHNDHAVSGPLAVQDRVVTGSVQQVASVRVQQPMPKRIFASGALAGRTLAVAATADIVLRPGEVILTFDDGPRAGKTPAILDILDSHGVKATFLMLGSAARANPALARLVAQRGHSVGSHTYDHVDLSTLGRQAALDEIARGEAAVADALAGSGQGLSPFFRFPYLSQSGYLRTTLLQGDMVVLDVDIDSKDYYKDSAAIVAARTLERLDARGSGIILFHDIHQRTVDMLPAFLDELKARGYSVVRLAAKNDGVFSRSIITAQAPGAAESL, encoded by the coding sequence GTGCAAGTGCTGCGTGCCTTTGTTCTAGCCGGTCTGTTGGGGGCGGCGCTTATGGGTTGTGCCAAGCCGGTCAGCCATAACGATCATGCCGTTTCCGGGCCGCTGGCCGTTCAGGACCGTGTAGTGACCGGCAGCGTCCAGCAGGTGGCGAGCGTAAGGGTGCAGCAGCCGATGCCCAAAAGGATTTTCGCCTCCGGCGCCCTGGCCGGCCGCACCCTGGCCGTCGCCGCCACCGCCGATATCGTGCTGCGGCCCGGCGAAGTCATCCTGACTTTCGATGACGGTCCGCGCGCCGGCAAGACCCCGGCCATTCTCGATATTCTCGACAGCCATGGGGTGAAGGCCACCTTCCTGATGCTGGGCTCGGCGGCCCGGGCCAATCCGGCGCTGGCCCGGCTGGTGGCGCAGCGCGGCCACAGCGTCGGCAGCCACACCTATGACCATGTCGATCTCAGTACGCTCGGCCGGCAGGCGGCTTTGGACGAGATTGCCCGGGGCGAAGCGGCGGTGGCCGACGCCCTGGCCGGTTCGGGGCAGGGCCTCTCGCCCTTCTTCCGCTTTCCCTATCTGTCGCAGAGCGGCTATCTGCGCACCACGCTGCTGCAAGGCGATATGGTGGTGCTCGACGTCGATATCGACAGCAAGGATTATTACAAGGATTCGGCCGCTATCGTCGCCGCCCGCACCCTCGAACGCCTCGATGCGCGCGGCAGCGGCATCATCCTGTTCCACGATATCCACCAGCGCACCGTCGACATGCTCCCGGCCTTCCTCGATGAGCTCAAGGCGCGCGGCTATAGCGTCGTGCGGCTCGCCGCGAAGAATGACGGCGTGTTCAGCCGCAGCATCATCACCGCCCAGGCTCCCGGTGCGGCCGAAAGCCTGTAG
- a CDS encoding YaiI/YqxD family protein: MADPVIFVDADACPVKDEARRVAERLGLVVTFVSNGGIRPSRDPMVRVVVVPASADAADDWIVEQAQPNDIVLTADIPLASRAIDKGCHVLGFTGRPFTPASIGMALAMRDLKQHLRETGEIQGYNPGFRPADRSAFLSALDTLGRKAKSLRGK; the protein is encoded by the coding sequence ATGGCCGATCCCGTCATTTTCGTCGACGCCGATGCCTGCCCGGTCAAGGACGAGGCCCGGCGTGTCGCCGAGCGGCTGGGCCTCGTCGTCACCTTTGTCAGCAATGGCGGCATCCGGCCATCGCGCGATCCCATGGTGCGGGTGGTTGTCGTGCCCGCCAGTGCCGACGCGGCCGATGACTGGATCGTCGAGCAGGCCCAGCCCAACGATATCGTGCTGACGGCCGATATTCCCCTGGCCAGCCGCGCCATCGACAAGGGCTGCCACGTGCTCGGTTTTACCGGCCGGCCCTTCACGCCGGCCTCGATCGGCATGGCCCTGGCCATGCGCGATCTCAAACAGCATCTGCGTGAAACCGGCGAGATCCAGGGCTACAATCCCGGCTTCCGTCCCGCCGACCGCTCGGCCTTCCTCTCGGCGCTGGATACTCTGGGCCGCAAGGCTAAATCACTGCGCGGTAAGTAG
- a CDS encoding S-(hydroxymethyl)glutathione dehydrogenase/class III alcohol dehydrogenase, producing MKTRAAVAFAAGKPLEIVEVDLEGPKAGEVLIEIKATGICHTDDFTLSGADPEGIFPAILGHEGAGIVVDVGPGVTSLKKGDHVIPLYTPECRECYSCRSGKTNLCTAIRATQGQGLMPDGTSRFSFEGKPIFHYMGCSTFSNYTVLPEIAVARIDEAAAFDKVCYVGCGVTTGVGAVLNTAKVEVGATAVVFGLGGIGLNVIQGLRLAGADMIVGVDLNNGKKEWGERFGMTHFVNPTEIGEDIVPYLVNLTKRRGDLIGGADYTFDCTGNVTVMRQALEASHRGWGKSVVIGVAGAGQEIATRPFQLVTGRTWMGTAFGGARGRTDVPKIVDWYLDGKIEIDPMITHTLRLEDINKGFDMMHSGESIRSVVVY from the coding sequence ATGAAGACCCGCGCCGCCGTCGCTTTCGCAGCCGGAAAGCCGCTCGAAATCGTCGAAGTCGATCTGGAAGGCCCCAAGGCCGGCGAAGTCCTTATCGAAATCAAGGCGACGGGCATTTGCCACACCGACGATTTCACCCTGTCGGGGGCAGATCCCGAGGGCATTTTCCCGGCCATTCTCGGCCATGAAGGCGCCGGCATTGTCGTCGATGTCGGGCCGGGCGTCACCTCGCTCAAAAAGGGCGATCACGTCATTCCGCTCTACACGCCCGAATGCCGCGAATGCTATTCCTGCCGCTCCGGCAAGACCAATCTGTGCACCGCCATCCGCGCCACCCAGGGGCAGGGGCTCATGCCGGACGGCACGTCGCGCTTCTCCTTCGAGGGCAAGCCGATCTTCCACTATATGGGCTGCTCGACCTTCTCGAATTACACGGTGCTGCCCGAAATCGCCGTCGCCCGGATCGATGAAGCCGCTGCCTTCGACAAGGTCTGCTATGTCGGCTGCGGGGTCACCACCGGGGTCGGCGCCGTGCTCAACACCGCCAAGGTGGAAGTGGGCGCGACGGCCGTGGTGTTCGGGCTGGGCGGCATCGGCCTCAACGTCATCCAGGGCCTGCGCCTCGCCGGCGCCGACATGATCGTCGGCGTCGATCTCAACAATGGCAAGAAGGAATGGGGCGAGCGCTTCGGCATGACCCATTTCGTCAATCCCACCGAGATCGGCGAGGATATCGTTCCCTATCTCGTCAACCTGACCAAAAGGCGCGGCGATCTGATCGGCGGCGCCGATTACACCTTCGATTGTACCGGCAATGTCACGGTCATGCGCCAGGCGCTGGAAGCCAGCCATCGCGGCTGGGGCAAGTCGGTGGTTATCGGCGTGGCCGGAGCCGGGCAGGAAATCGCCACTCGCCCGTTCCAGCTGGTCACCGGCCGCACCTGGATGGGCACCGCCTTTGGCGGCGCGCGCGGCCGCACCGACGTGCCCAAGATCGTCGACTGGTATCTCGACGGCAAGATCGAGATCGATCCGATGATCACCCACACGCTGCGCCTCGAAGACATCAATAAAGGCTTCGACATGATGCATTCGGGCGAAAGCATCCGCTCGGTGGTGGTGTATTAA
- a CDS encoding ATP-binding cassette domain-containing protein, with product MLDTRTPMVEMTDISISFGGIRAVDHASISLHGGEVVGLLGHNGAGKSTLIKILSGAYRRDAGEIRINGEAATINNPRDAKAYGIETIYQQLAVADNVDAAANLFLGREIITPLGTLDDAAMESKAREVMGRLNPNFRRFKEPVKALSGGQRQSVAIARAILFNARILIMDEPTAALGPQETAQVGELIKQLKSDGIGIFLISHDIHDVFDLADRVVVMKNGQVVGQARTSDVTKDEVLGMIIMGKVPPGATPGPGAIAG from the coding sequence ATGTTGGACACAAGAACGCCAATGGTCGAAATGACCGATATCTCCATCTCCTTCGGCGGCATCCGCGCGGTCGATCATGCCTCCATCAGCCTGCATGGCGGCGAGGTCGTGGGCCTGCTCGGCCATAATGGCGCCGGCAAGTCGACGCTGATCAAGATTCTCTCCGGCGCCTATCGCCGCGATGCGGGCGAAATCCGCATCAATGGCGAGGCCGCGACGATCAACAATCCGCGCGACGCCAAGGCCTATGGTATCGAGACCATCTATCAGCAGCTCGCCGTTGCCGATAATGTCGATGCCGCGGCCAATCTGTTCCTCGGGCGCGAGATCATTACCCCATTGGGCACGCTCGACGATGCGGCCATGGAATCCAAGGCGCGGGAAGTGATGGGGCGGCTCAATCCCAATTTCCGCCGCTTCAAGGAGCCGGTAAAGGCGCTGTCGGGCGGCCAGCGGCAATCGGTGGCCATTGCCCGGGCGATCCTGTTCAATGCCCGCATCCTGATCATGGACGAGCCGACCGCCGCTCTGGGGCCGCAGGAAACCGCGCAGGTCGGCGAATTGATCAAACAGCTCAAATCCGATGGCATCGGCATCTTCCTCATCAGCCACGACATCCATGACGTCTTCGACCTCGCCGACCGTGTGGTGGTGATGAAGAACGGCCAGGTCGTCGGCCAGGCCAGGACCAGCGACGTCACCAAGGACGAAGTGCTGGGCATGATCATCATGGGCAAGGTGCCCCCCGGCGCCACGCCGGGGCCGGGCGCCATTGCGGGGTAG
- a CDS encoding sugar ABC transporter permease: MTTPAHPSSFAQNPLQRFLSATEVDTRLLGMIGALAIIWVGFNIFSGGLFLTPRNLWNLSVQTASVAVMVTGMVLVIVTRNIDLSVGSILGLVGMVMGVMQTQILPVQFGLGLGHPMIWVLSLATGIGVGVLIGALQGSIIAYLKVPAFIVTLGGYLVWRGAAWWVTAGRTVAPMDTKFQLMGGGPFGAIGAMWSWVVAVIACAAIIIGLYLGRRQRRRFNFPQRPVWAEITLAVIGCGAAIGAVAVVNAYPWPVRIAENFAAANDIAVPEGGLFIAHGIAIPVLIALGVGAAMTFLTTRTRFGRYVYAMGGNPEAAELAGINTRWVTVKIFMLMGALCAIAAAIASARLNAATNALGTLDELYVIAAAVIGGTSLAGGVGTVAGALLGALVMQSLQSGMVLMGMDSPLQSIVVGAVLVFAVWLDTLYRRNKN, translated from the coding sequence ATGACGACCCCCGCGCATCCGAGCAGCTTTGCGCAAAATCCCCTGCAGCGATTCCTGAGCGCCACCGAGGTCGATACCCGTCTCCTCGGCATGATCGGCGCGCTGGCCATTATCTGGGTGGGGTTCAATATTTTCTCCGGCGGCCTGTTCCTCACGCCGCGAAACCTGTGGAACCTGTCGGTGCAGACCGCCTCGGTGGCGGTCATGGTCACCGGCATGGTGCTGGTCATCGTCACCCGCAATATCGACCTGTCGGTTGGCTCCATTCTGGGCCTGGTCGGCATGGTTATGGGCGTCATGCAGACGCAGATCCTGCCGGTGCAGTTCGGCCTGGGGCTTGGCCATCCGATGATCTGGGTGCTCTCGCTCGCCACCGGCATCGGCGTCGGCGTCCTGATCGGCGCGTTGCAGGGCTCGATCATCGCCTATCTCAAGGTGCCGGCCTTCATCGTCACCCTGGGCGGCTATCTGGTCTGGCGCGGCGCCGCCTGGTGGGTCACCGCCGGCCGCACGGTCGCCCCGATGGACACCAAGTTCCAGCTCATGGGCGGCGGCCCGTTCGGCGCCATCGGCGCTATGTGGAGCTGGGTCGTGGCCGTCATCGCCTGCGCCGCCATCATTATCGGGCTCTATCTCGGCCGCCGCCAGCGCCGCCGTTTCAATTTCCCCCAGCGTCCGGTCTGGGCCGAAATCACCCTGGCGGTGATCGGCTGCGGTGCCGCCATCGGCGCGGTCGCCGTGGTCAATGCCTATCCCTGGCCGGTGCGCATCGCCGAGAATTTCGCCGCCGCGAACGACATCGCGGTGCCCGAAGGCGGGCTGTTCATCGCCCATGGCATCGCCATTCCGGTGCTGATCGCGCTGGGCGTCGGCGCGGCCATGACCTTCCTGACCACCCGCACCCGTTTCGGCCGCTATGTCTATGCCATGGGCGGCAATCCGGAAGCGGCCGAGCTGGCCGGCATCAATACCCGCTGGGTGACGGTCAAGATCTTCATGCTGATGGGCGCGCTCTGCGCCATCGCCGCCGCCATCGCCTCCGCCCGCCTCAATGCGGCGACCAATGCGCTGGGGACTCTGGACGAGCTCTATGTCATCGCGGCGGCGGTCATCGGCGGCACCTCGCTGGCCGGCGGCGTCGGCACGGTCGCCGGGGCGCTGCTGGGCGCGCTGGTCATGCAATCGCTGCAATCGGGCATGGTGCTGATGGGCATGGACAGCCCCTTGCAGTCGATTGTCGTCGGTGCCGTTCTGGTCTTCGCGGTGTGGCTGGACACGCTGTACCGCCGGAACAAGAATTAG
- the xylF gene encoding D-xylose ABC transporter substrate-binding protein → MNKFAAVLLASTVLFGSAIAQDQVVVGVSWNNFQEERWKTDEGAIKAVLDAAGAQYISADAQSSASKQLTDIESLISQGADAIIVLSQDSDAVGPAVAAAVAEGIPVVGYDRLIENPDVFYLTFDNKEVGRLQAAGVAAVVSEGNFVFIKGNSADPNADFLFEGQMEVLQAGIDAGTIKNVGEAYTENWNPEVAQSNMEQFLTANNNEVDAVVASNDGTAGGAIAALAAQGLAGSVPVSGQDGDHAALNRIALGTQTVSVWKDARELGKKAAEVALELAGGKALDEVTGVVPFAGGPKGVEMNAFFIAPVAVTQDNLNVVIDAGWVSKDVVCQGVAAGSVAACD, encoded by the coding sequence ATGAACAAGTTCGCAGCTGTGCTGCTTGCCTCGACCGTGCTGTTCGGGTCGGCGATCGCGCAGGATCAGGTGGTTGTCGGCGTCTCCTGGAACAATTTCCAGGAAGAGCGCTGGAAGACCGACGAAGGCGCCATCAAGGCTGTGCTCGATGCCGCCGGCGCACAATATATCTCCGCTGACGCGCAGTCGTCCGCGTCCAAGCAGCTCACCGACATCGAAAGCCTGATCAGCCAGGGCGCCGATGCCATCATCGTCCTGTCGCAGGACAGCGACGCCGTCGGTCCGGCCGTGGCCGCCGCCGTTGCCGAGGGTATTCCGGTGGTCGGCTATGACCGCCTGATCGAAAATCCCGATGTCTTCTACCTGACCTTCGACAACAAGGAAGTCGGGCGTCTGCAGGCCGCTGGCGTTGCCGCCGTGGTTTCGGAAGGCAATTTCGTCTTCATCAAGGGCAATTCGGCCGATCCGAACGCCGACTTCCTGTTCGAAGGCCAGATGGAAGTGCTCCAGGCCGGCATCGATGCCGGCACCATCAAGAATGTCGGCGAAGCCTATACCGAGAACTGGAATCCGGAAGTTGCACAGAGCAACATGGAGCAGTTCCTGACCGCCAACAACAACGAAGTCGACGCTGTCGTCGCCTCCAATGACGGCACTGCCGGCGGCGCCATCGCGGCGCTGGCGGCGCAGGGCCTGGCCGGTTCCGTGCCGGTCTCGGGCCAGGACGGCGACCACGCCGCCCTCAACCGCATCGCGCTCGGCACGCAGACCGTGTCGGTGTGGAAGGACGCTCGCGAACTGGGCAAGAAGGCCGCTGAAGTGGCCCTCGAACTGGCTGGCGGCAAGGCGCTCGACGAAGTCACCGGCGTGGTGCCCTTCGCCGGCGGCCCGAAGGGCGTGGAGATGAACGCCTTCTTCATCGCCCCTGTCGCCGTCACCCAGGACAATCTCAACGTCGTCATCGACGCCGGCTGGGTGTCCAAGGACGTGGTTTGCCAGGGCGTTGCTGCCGGCTCGGTCGCCGCGTGTGACTAA